The Gordonia sp. KTR9 genome contains a region encoding:
- a CDS encoding O-succinylhomoserine sulfhydrylase, producing the protein MTSDLPVGRELPEGLSADTIAVRGGLARSGFHETAEAMYLTSGYVYDSAEAAERAFTGEDERFVYSRYGNPTVEMFQERLRRLEGAEACFATASGMAAVFVALGALLKAGDRLVAARSLFGSCFVVCNEILPRWGIETEFVDGEDLEQWERALSKPTDAVFFETPSNPMQSLVDVVKVSELAHAAGAQVVLDNVFATPLLQRGLELGADVIVYSGTKHIDGQGRVMGGAVLGTKEYVDGPVQQLMRHTGPALSPFNAWTLVKGLETLRLRVDASVSSALRIAEFLEADPRVRWVKYPFLQSHPQYELARAQMSGGGTVVTFELNDHDGIDGKKRAFEVLNGLRIVDISNNLGDSKSLITHPATTTHRAMGPDGRAAIGLSDSVVRLSVGLEGVDDLLGDLDQALG; encoded by the coding sequence GTGACTTCTGATCTACCCGTGGGTCGTGAACTGCCCGAGGGGCTCTCGGCCGACACCATCGCGGTGCGCGGCGGGCTGGCCCGCTCGGGTTTCCACGAGACGGCCGAGGCGATGTACCTCACGAGCGGTTATGTCTACGACTCCGCCGAGGCCGCCGAACGCGCCTTCACCGGGGAGGACGAGCGATTCGTCTACTCGCGCTACGGCAATCCGACCGTCGAGATGTTCCAGGAACGTCTGCGTCGACTCGAGGGTGCCGAAGCGTGTTTCGCGACGGCCAGCGGGATGGCCGCGGTCTTCGTCGCGCTCGGTGCGCTGCTGAAGGCCGGCGATCGCCTGGTCGCCGCCCGCAGCCTGTTCGGTTCCTGCTTCGTGGTCTGCAACGAGATCCTGCCGCGCTGGGGGATCGAGACCGAGTTCGTCGACGGCGAGGACCTGGAACAGTGGGAGCGGGCGCTCTCCAAGCCCACCGACGCGGTGTTCTTCGAGACCCCGTCGAATCCGATGCAGAGCCTCGTCGACGTCGTCAAGGTCTCGGAGCTGGCGCACGCGGCGGGCGCACAGGTGGTGCTGGACAACGTCTTCGCCACCCCGCTCCTGCAACGCGGTCTCGAACTCGGTGCCGACGTCATCGTGTACTCGGGCACCAAGCACATCGACGGCCAGGGACGTGTGATGGGCGGTGCGGTACTCGGAACCAAGGAGTACGTGGACGGGCCGGTGCAGCAACTCATGCGGCACACCGGCCCGGCGTTGAGCCCGTTCAACGCCTGGACGCTGGTGAAGGGTCTGGAGACGCTGCGCCTGCGCGTCGACGCCTCGGTGTCCTCCGCGCTCCGGATCGCCGAGTTCCTCGAAGCCGATCCGCGGGTGCGATGGGTGAAATACCCGTTCCTGCAGTCCCATCCGCAGTACGAGCTGGCGCGGGCGCAGATGTCCGGCGGCGGCACCGTGGTGACCTTCGAGCTGAACGACCACGACGGCATCGACGGCAAGAAGCGGGCCTTCGAGGTCCTCAACGGCTTGCGGATCGTCGACATCTCCAACAATCTCGGTGACTCGAAGTCGCTGATCACGCACCCGGCGACCACCACGCACCGTGCGATGGGGCCCGACGGACGCGCGGCGATCGGTCTCAGCGACTCGGTCGTGCGGCTGTCGGTCGGTCTCGAAGGGGTCGACGACCTGCTCGGCGATCTGGATCAGGCGCTGGGCTGA
- a CDS encoding ABC transporter ATP-binding protein, whose product MTASSLETSATTARLRGVGLTVGYDERIVIDGLDIDIPDGQVTTIIGSNGCGKSTLLRCLARLLPPRAGTVYLDGDDISSVRPKQVARTLAILPQNPIAPEGLTVADLVGRGRHPHQRWFAQASAADEAAVAQAMEMTDTLDLADRTLDALSGGQRQRVWIALTLAQDTDLILLDEPTTYLDLAHSIDVLDLVRKLRDEHGKTVVMVLHDLNLAARYSDSLFVMRNGAIVTTGSPSEVIDAETLDAAFGLRAHVMTDPVTGGPLIVPLDSRTHAKS is encoded by the coding sequence ATGACCGCGTCCTCCCTCGAAACCTCGGCTACCACCGCGCGATTGCGCGGCGTCGGCCTCACCGTCGGCTACGACGAACGGATCGTCATCGACGGCCTGGACATCGACATCCCCGACGGGCAGGTCACCACGATCATCGGCTCGAATGGATGCGGCAAGTCGACGCTGCTGCGGTGTCTCGCGCGTCTGCTGCCGCCCCGGGCGGGCACGGTCTACCTCGACGGTGACGACATCTCGTCGGTTCGCCCCAAACAGGTCGCCCGCACCCTCGCGATCCTGCCCCAGAATCCCATCGCGCCCGAAGGACTCACCGTCGCCGACCTGGTCGGGCGCGGACGTCATCCGCACCAGCGCTGGTTCGCGCAGGCCAGCGCGGCCGACGAGGCCGCGGTCGCGCAGGCGATGGAGATGACCGACACCCTCGACCTCGCCGACCGCACCCTCGACGCCCTGTCGGGCGGGCAGCGGCAACGGGTCTGGATCGCGCTGACCCTGGCCCAGGACACCGATCTCATCCTGCTCGACGAGCCGACGACCTACCTGGACCTCGCGCACTCCATCGACGTCCTCGACCTGGTCCGCAAGCTCCGCGACGAGCACGGCAAGACCGTCGTCATGGTGCTGCACGATCTCAATCTGGCTGCGCGGTACAGTGATTCGCTGTTCGTCATGCGCAACGGCGCGATCGTCACCACCGGCTCACCCAGCGAGGTCATCGACGCCGAGACCCTCGACGCGGCCTTCGGCCTCCGGGCGCACGTCATGACCGATCCGGTCACCGGCGGCCCGCTCATCGTGCCGCTGGACTCGCGGACCCACGCCAAGTCGTGA
- a CDS encoding rhodanese-like domain-containing protein: MTYAGDLTPREAWEKLENNPDAVLVDCRTQAEWSFVGVPDLEVLGKRTIFAEWTTFPEGRRNDDFITQLRDSGVSDDHEVIFLCRSGHRSIGAAEAATADGIAKAYNVVDGFEGALDENDHRGTSGWRAENLPWRQS; this comes from the coding sequence ATGACCTATGCCGGAGATCTGACCCCCCGTGAGGCGTGGGAGAAGCTCGAGAACAACCCGGACGCGGTTCTGGTGGACTGTCGGACGCAGGCCGAATGGTCGTTCGTCGGCGTACCCGACCTCGAAGTCCTGGGGAAGCGCACGATCTTCGCCGAGTGGACCACCTTCCCCGAAGGTCGACGCAACGACGACTTCATCACGCAGCTGCGGGATTCGGGCGTCAGCGACGACCACGAGGTCATCTTCCTGTGCCGGTCCGGTCACCGTTCGATCGGCGCCGCGGAGGCTGCGACGGCGGACGGTATCGCCAAGGCCTACAACGTCGTCGACGGATTCGAGGGTGCCCTCGACGAGAACGACCATCGCGGGACGTCGGGCTGGCGTGCCGAGAACCTGCCGTGGAGGCAATCGTGA
- a CDS encoding FecCD family ABC transporter permease, whose protein sequence is MRRSLRVLGIPLLLATLAALVVASVLFGTRPVPLDEIWPSFTAGAQEIWNALINLRMPQVPKDTDVDGIVWDLRVPRTLLGLTAGLAIGAAGAITQGHTRNPIADPGMLGVNAGAACAVVGGIYLLGITSPIAFMFFGLIGAIIAATVVFGLSSLSGSSPLTLVLAGTGLTAMLTAITSAIVLVDTNSLDQWRFWSVGSTAGRGIDVFWASLPFIGVGLVLALASGFFLNVLSLGDDMTKALGSRVVLIRALGVLTITLLIGAATAACGPIVFLGLVVPHIARAFVGADYRWIIPYSALLGGILLVGCDILGRIVARPGEVQVGVMLALVGAPFLIVMVRRQRLGTV, encoded by the coding sequence GTGCGTCGATCTCTCCGAGTTCTCGGAATCCCGCTGCTGCTCGCGACCCTTGCAGCGCTGGTCGTCGCGTCCGTGCTCTTCGGCACCCGACCGGTCCCTCTCGACGAGATCTGGCCCAGCTTCACCGCCGGCGCCCAGGAGATCTGGAACGCCCTGATCAACCTGCGGATGCCGCAGGTGCCGAAGGACACCGACGTCGACGGGATCGTGTGGGATCTGCGGGTCCCACGCACGCTGCTCGGCCTGACCGCCGGGCTCGCGATCGGCGCGGCCGGTGCCATCACCCAGGGTCACACCCGCAACCCGATCGCCGATCCCGGAATGCTCGGCGTCAACGCCGGAGCCGCATGTGCTGTCGTGGGCGGCATCTACCTGCTCGGGATCACCAGCCCGATCGCCTTCATGTTTTTCGGACTCATCGGCGCGATCATCGCGGCCACCGTCGTGTTCGGGTTGTCGTCGCTGAGCGGCTCGAGTCCGCTGACCCTGGTGCTCGCGGGTACCGGCCTGACCGCGATGCTGACCGCCATCACATCCGCGATCGTGCTCGTCGACACCAATTCGCTGGACCAGTGGCGCTTCTGGAGCGTCGGCTCCACCGCGGGCCGGGGCATCGACGTGTTCTGGGCCAGCCTGCCGTTCATCGGAGTGGGACTCGTCCTCGCCCTGGCGAGCGGGTTCTTCCTCAACGTGTTGAGCCTGGGCGACGACATGACCAAGGCACTCGGTTCCCGGGTCGTGCTGATCCGCGCCCTCGGCGTGCTGACGATCACGCTGCTCATCGGCGCCGCCACCGCGGCCTGCGGGCCGATCGTGTTCCTCGGTCTGGTCGTGCCGCACATCGCGCGCGCGTTCGTGGGCGCCGACTACCGGTGGATCATCCCGTACTCGGCGCTGCTGGGCGGCATCCTCCTCGTCGGATGCGACATCCTCGGCCGCATCGTCGCCCGGCCCGGCGAAGTGCAGGTCGGTGTGATGCTGGCGCTGGTCGGCGCGCCGTTCCTCATCGTCATGGTCCGCCGACAGAGATTGGGGACCGTGTGA
- a CDS encoding ABC transporter substrate-binding protein, which translates to MRSTTHRTLTLLVGLLTAALLATSCSPPDETVDSGTAQVPAPEAGAIPVTVQQAYAPATVAQAPKRIAAMGVGDGDTLLALGVTPTTIAPFADPDQASAPWNAELLADSTPVVLPNVSGAFGDEIPKALATEPDLITAVGADPTRDQFDLLSKTAPTILRPAQFQPWQVPWDAQTRQIGTAVGLPELADRKVAETEQFLAGVREQNPQLAGKTAVVVTASPTGGVSIYGPGDGRGQTVAGYGLTFPPALQPSVTSGFYGELPAESLNLLDSADVVVAVDWEGSNDRLKANAAFNRLTVAQSGRVVYLPQEVGSAMSVPTVLTIPWVADQAVEPIAAAAGKA; encoded by the coding sequence ATGCGCTCTACCACCCACCGCACACTCACCCTTCTCGTCGGGCTGCTGACAGCAGCTCTCCTGGCGACCTCGTGTTCGCCGCCGGACGAGACGGTCGACTCCGGCACGGCGCAGGTACCCGCACCCGAGGCCGGCGCGATCCCGGTGACCGTGCAGCAGGCCTACGCCCCGGCGACGGTCGCGCAGGCGCCGAAGCGCATCGCGGCGATGGGTGTGGGCGACGGCGACACCCTGCTCGCCCTGGGGGTCACGCCCACGACCATCGCGCCCTTCGCCGACCCCGATCAGGCCTCGGCGCCGTGGAACGCCGAGCTGCTCGCGGACTCGACGCCGGTGGTCCTCCCCAACGTCTCGGGCGCCTTCGGCGACGAGATCCCCAAGGCCCTGGCCACCGAACCCGACCTCATCACCGCGGTCGGCGCGGATCCCACCCGCGATCAGTTCGACCTGTTGAGCAAGACCGCACCGACGATCCTGCGGCCCGCCCAGTTCCAGCCGTGGCAGGTGCCGTGGGACGCGCAGACCCGCCAGATCGGCACCGCCGTCGGGCTTCCCGAGCTCGCCGACCGCAAGGTGGCCGAGACCGAACAGTTCCTCGCGGGCGTTCGCGAGCAGAACCCGCAACTGGCGGGCAAGACCGCTGTCGTCGTGACCGCCAGCCCGACCGGCGGCGTGTCGATCTACGGCCCCGGCGACGGCCGCGGGCAGACGGTCGCAGGTTACGGACTCACCTTCCCGCCTGCGCTGCAACCCTCGGTGACCAGCGGTTTCTACGGTGAACTGCCGGCCGAGAGCCTCAATCTGCTCGACTCGGCCGACGTCGTCGTCGCCGTCGACTGGGAGGGCTCCAACGATCGGCTGAAGGCGAACGCGGCATTCAACCGCCTGACCGTGGCGCAGTCGGGCCGCGTCGTCTACCTCCCCCAGGAGGTGGGCAGCGCGATGTCGGTGCCGACGGTCCTGACGATCCCGTGGGTCGCCGACCAGGCCGTCGAACCGATCGCGGCCGCGGCCGGCAAGGCCTGA
- a CDS encoding FecCD family ABC transporter permease, which translates to MNPPTSIKTETDTAEKSGIRAKTRIAPHPGGYRIAIEPMSMVVRPRMLAVALVATAITIILFLTSVGVSDFPLTPIDVARILLGGGTRVENVVVFDVALPRALVALLVGFGLGLAGSLTQLIAQNPLATPDMLGITAGASVAAVTAIAFSTTSWGAWLGDLGVPAAAMIGGLATAVAMYVLAWPGRKANSGINPFRLVLIGVGMTWLLQALTQFLLSRADIRDVGRAQVWIVGSVANVGWSNVWPVVAGVCASIVVVIVLARQIGMLSLGPDLARGLGVRTGAVSTTLLLTAVLVAALSVSAAGPIAFVALLAPQIALRLAGTAVPTPLVSGVIGSALVLGGDLLCRTVLPGGLPVGIVTAAIGGPFLIYLMVVMSRKASV; encoded by the coding sequence GTGAACCCGCCGACCTCCATCAAGACCGAGACCGACACCGCCGAGAAGAGCGGGATCAGGGCCAAGACCCGGATCGCGCCTCATCCGGGCGGATACCGGATCGCGATCGAGCCGATGTCGATGGTGGTGCGGCCGCGCATGCTCGCCGTGGCGCTGGTGGCCACGGCCATCACGATCATCCTGTTCCTCACCAGCGTCGGCGTCAGTGACTTCCCCCTGACTCCGATCGACGTCGCGCGCATCCTGCTCGGAGGCGGGACCCGGGTCGAGAACGTCGTCGTCTTCGACGTCGCGCTCCCCCGCGCGCTGGTCGCGCTGCTCGTGGGATTCGGTCTGGGCCTCGCCGGTTCGCTGACCCAGCTGATCGCCCAGAACCCGCTGGCCACACCGGACATGCTCGGTATCACAGCCGGCGCGAGCGTGGCGGCGGTGACCGCGATCGCGTTCTCGACCACCAGCTGGGGCGCCTGGCTCGGCGATCTCGGCGTCCCGGCGGCGGCGATGATCGGCGGGTTGGCGACCGCCGTCGCGATGTACGTCCTGGCGTGGCCGGGGCGCAAGGCCAACAGCGGCATCAACCCGTTCCGGCTCGTGCTGATCGGCGTCGGCATGACGTGGTTGCTGCAGGCGCTGACCCAGTTCCTGCTTTCCCGCGCCGACATCCGCGATGTCGGCCGCGCACAGGTGTGGATCGTCGGATCGGTGGCGAATGTCGGCTGGTCCAATGTGTGGCCGGTCGTCGCCGGTGTCTGCGCGAGCATCGTCGTGGTGATCGTGCTGGCCCGCCAGATCGGGATGCTCAGCCTCGGACCCGATCTCGCCCGCGGTCTCGGGGTCCGCACCGGCGCGGTGTCGACGACCCTGCTCCTGACCGCGGTCCTGGTCGCCGCACTGAGCGTGTCCGCGGCCGGCCCGATCGCCTTCGTCGCACTGCTCGCCCCGCAGATCGCCCTGCGGCTGGCCGGTACCGCTGTGCCGACGCCACTGGTGTCGGGCGTGATCGGTTCGGCGCTGGTCCTGGGCGGCGACCTGCTGTGCCGCACGGTGCTGCCGGGTGGTCTGCCGGTCGGTATCGTGACCGCCGCGATCGGCGGGCCGTTCCTGATCTACCTGATGGTCGTCATGTCCCGAAAGGCGAGCGTATGA
- a CDS encoding FAD-dependent oxidoreductase, with amino-acid sequence MSDNSRPLRVAIVGAGPAGIYAADALMKSDTAKDRGVSIDLYERMPAPFGLIRYGVAPDHPRIKGIITALHKVLDKPQVRLLGNVDYGTDITIDEMRAHYDAVIFSTGATDDRALDIPGIDLDGSYGAAQFVAWYDGHPDFPRTWPLEAEKVAVIGVGNVALDVARVLAKTGDELLPTEIPANVYEGLKANKAIEVHVFGRRGPAQAKFTPLELKELDHSPNIEVIVNPEDIDYDEGSAVARRGSKITDQVATIIENYAIREPKQGAIHKLFLHFFESPTEILGEDGKVVGLRTERTQLDGTGNVKPTGKTTDWEVGAVYRAVGYLSDNLPQIPFDSQAGVIPNEAGRVFDEGQQLTGIYTTGWVKRGPVGLIGHTKGDANETVDCILKDMEAGALLEPAHPGEDAIVELLESKNIPFTTWDGWYRLDEHERALGAAEGRERVKVVEREDMLAASEPNKVSRPSA; translated from the coding sequence ATGAGCGACAACAGCCGCCCGCTGCGGGTTGCGATCGTCGGTGCCGGTCCCGCCGGCATCTACGCCGCCGACGCGTTGATGAAGTCCGACACCGCCAAGGACCGCGGCGTCAGCATCGATCTGTATGAGCGCATGCCCGCTCCGTTCGGGCTGATCCGCTACGGCGTCGCACCCGACCACCCGCGGATCAAGGGCATCATCACCGCCCTGCACAAGGTCCTCGACAAACCACAGGTGCGCCTGCTCGGCAACGTCGACTACGGCACTGACATCACCATCGACGAGATGCGCGCCCACTACGACGCGGTGATCTTCTCCACCGGCGCCACCGACGACCGCGCTCTCGACATCCCCGGCATCGACCTCGACGGCAGCTACGGCGCCGCCCAGTTCGTCGCCTGGTACGACGGACACCCGGACTTCCCCCGCACGTGGCCCCTCGAGGCGGAGAAGGTCGCCGTGATCGGCGTCGGCAACGTCGCCCTCGACGTCGCGCGCGTGCTCGCCAAGACCGGTGACGAACTGCTCCCCACCGAGATCCCGGCCAACGTCTACGAAGGCCTTAAGGCCAACAAGGCGATCGAGGTCCACGTCTTCGGCCGTCGCGGACCCGCGCAGGCCAAGTTCACCCCGCTCGAGCTCAAGGAGCTCGACCACTCGCCCAACATCGAGGTCATCGTCAATCCCGAGGACATCGACTACGACGAGGGTTCGGCCGTCGCGCGCCGCGGGTCGAAGATCACCGACCAGGTCGCCACGATCATCGAGAACTACGCGATCCGCGAACCCAAGCAGGGCGCGATCCACAAGCTGTTCCTGCACTTCTTCGAGAGCCCCACCGAGATCCTCGGTGAGGACGGCAAGGTCGTCGGACTGCGCACCGAACGCACCCAGCTCGACGGCACCGGCAACGTCAAGCCCACCGGCAAGACCACCGACTGGGAGGTCGGCGCGGTCTACCGCGCGGTCGGTTACCTCTCGGACAACCTGCCGCAGATCCCGTTCGACTCGCAGGCCGGGGTCATCCCGAACGAGGCCGGACGCGTCTTCGACGAGGGCCAGCAGCTGACCGGCATCTACACCACCGGCTGGGTCAAGCGCGGACCCGTGGGCCTCATCGGCCACACCAAGGGCGACGCCAACGAGACCGTCGACTGCATCCTCAAGGACATGGAAGCGGGCGCACTGCTCGAGCCCGCCCACCCCGGTGAGGACGCCATCGTCGAACTCCTCGAGTCCAAGAACATCCCGTTCACCACCTGGGACGGCTGGTACCGGCTCGACGAGCACGAGCGTGCGCTCGGCGCCGCCGAAGGCCGCGAACGCGTCAAGGTCGTCGAACGCGAGGACATGCTCGCCGCTTCCGAGCCGAACAAGGTGTCACGCCCCTCCGCGTGA
- a CDS encoding Lrp/AsnC family transcriptional regulator: MDDIDGTILRALQVSPRATFRQLGEVAGVSEQTAARRYQALRRAGVMKVVGIIKPSVRGQSEWVARVRCRPDRMEPLASSLARRRDVAFAYVASGGAEIICLIRAPLGASGEDAIAKTFPARASVTDVSIDLILHAFDPGHPASRWTGFGGHLDGRDRDLLASAAAGAGDDTPEDAEQDDSVSDAPAGGGRLTADDATLIEALVQDGRRPHRELARICGWTVGRVRRRLRALERAGALFYDVEILPDRLGFDLSATLWLTVTPSALDQVGTELAAHDEVAFAAAISGERNLMVSVICRDTAHFYDYLRTRVAAIDGLTGYSVSIRMRRLKQNASLVVQGRLIQPV, encoded by the coding sequence ATGGATGACATCGACGGCACGATCCTCCGCGCACTTCAGGTGTCGCCCCGGGCGACGTTCCGACAACTGGGCGAGGTTGCGGGGGTCTCGGAACAGACGGCGGCGCGCCGCTACCAGGCGCTACGGCGAGCCGGGGTGATGAAGGTCGTCGGGATAATCAAGCCCTCCGTGCGCGGGCAGTCGGAGTGGGTGGCGCGAGTGCGATGCCGTCCGGACCGGATGGAACCGCTTGCGTCCTCGCTCGCCCGCCGCCGCGATGTCGCCTTCGCCTACGTCGCGTCCGGTGGTGCGGAGATCATCTGCCTCATCCGGGCGCCGCTCGGCGCATCGGGCGAGGACGCGATCGCGAAGACGTTCCCGGCCCGCGCCTCGGTGACCGACGTCAGCATCGATCTCATCCTGCACGCCTTCGACCCCGGGCACCCGGCGTCGAGATGGACCGGATTCGGCGGCCACCTCGACGGCCGGGACCGAGATCTGCTCGCCTCCGCCGCCGCCGGTGCGGGCGACGACACGCCGGAGGACGCGGAGCAGGACGACTCGGTGTCGGATGCCCCGGCCGGCGGTGGGCGCCTCACGGCCGACGACGCGACCCTCATCGAGGCGCTGGTCCAGGACGGTCGGCGACCGCACCGCGAGCTGGCGCGTATCTGCGGATGGACGGTCGGACGGGTCCGTCGCCGGCTCCGCGCACTCGAACGCGCCGGGGCGCTGTTCTACGACGTCGAGATCCTGCCCGATCGCCTGGGTTTCGACCTGAGCGCCACACTGTGGCTGACGGTGACGCCGTCGGCTCTCGATCAGGTGGGAACCGAGCTGGCGGCTCACGACGAGGTGGCGTTCGCGGCCGCGATCAGCGGCGAGCGAAACCTCATGGTGTCGGTGATCTGCCGGGACACCGCGCATTTCTACGACTACCTGCGTACCCGGGTCGCCGCCATCGACGGTCTCACCGGGTATTCGGTCAGCATCCGGATGCGCCGGCTGAAGCAGAATGCCTCGCTTGTGGTGCAGGGGCGGCTGATTCAGCCGGTGTGA
- a CDS encoding Rv0361 family membrane protein, which yields MAEAAGEGDQRPPSWKNAWPFFVAAGVVGLVVLGVVLSNVIRPAEDRAGDSAQVQYAINDVYTARNGPNYAEYRANTCAADVEAADFVSEEQFLADNRESLVANGHIEIPEITELVVDGDRATAKVHWHYDKTPDDVNVVDTIVVRENGEWKVCSS from the coding sequence ATGGCCGAAGCTGCAGGTGAGGGTGACCAGAGGCCCCCGTCGTGGAAGAACGCGTGGCCGTTCTTCGTCGCGGCGGGCGTCGTGGGCCTCGTCGTGCTCGGCGTCGTGCTGTCGAACGTGATCCGTCCTGCCGAGGATCGGGCCGGTGACTCGGCCCAGGTCCAGTACGCGATCAACGACGTCTACACCGCCCGCAACGGCCCGAACTACGCCGAGTACCGCGCCAACACCTGCGCGGCCGACGTCGAGGCGGCCGACTTCGTCTCCGAGGAACAATTCCTCGCCGACAACCGGGAGTCGCTGGTCGCCAACGGTCACATCGAGATCCCGGAGATCACCGAGCTGGTGGTCGACGGTGACCGCGCGACCGCGAAGGTTCATTGGCACTATGACAAGACCCCCGACGACGTGAATGTCGTCGACACGATCGTGGTGCGCGAGAACGGCGAATGGAAGGTGTGTTCCTCATGA
- a CDS encoding ClC family H(+)/Cl(-) exchange transporter encodes MTSPHRADRGLVRLSVLAVVAGLATGLLGGAFRWCLGHLDRWRVEMLDWSAGFGVPGWLVPIAVTAAGAAVGALAVRLVPTAAGSGIQHVEAVERGEAVPAPLRLIPAKFVGALAAIGSGLVLGREGPTVHMGAVVGSETGRRGGLDDVDVRVMQTSLSGAGLAVAFTAPIGGALFALEEVGRSFRLRLVLPTVFAVVAAVAVGRVILGDRPEFDVPSLDVPSVTTLPVFVVFGLVSGLIGIAYSRTVLGTLGWVGRFSRVPPIGRAALIGAAIGALLAIDARTAGGGDGLTQAVVDGGVVLPALVALFLVRFIAGPLSYAAGTPGGLFAPLLALGALWGAAFAEVADIVVQQSDPGGSGFRGAMILAGMAALFGAVVRAPLTGMVVVMEMTATTTVALPMLAATAAAVLVAHLSGSPPVYDSLRERMLSNSVRREDEPGPDSAP; translated from the coding sequence GTGACCTCGCCACATCGAGCCGACCGGGGACTGGTGCGACTGAGTGTGCTGGCCGTCGTCGCCGGGCTCGCGACCGGGCTGCTGGGCGGCGCGTTCCGCTGGTGCCTCGGACACCTGGATCGCTGGCGCGTCGAGATGCTCGACTGGTCGGCGGGATTCGGTGTGCCCGGGTGGCTCGTCCCCATCGCGGTGACCGCGGCCGGCGCTGCGGTCGGCGCGCTCGCCGTCCGCCTGGTGCCGACCGCGGCGGGCAGCGGAATCCAACACGTGGAGGCGGTCGAGCGCGGCGAGGCGGTCCCGGCCCCGCTGCGGCTCATCCCGGCCAAATTCGTCGGTGCGCTCGCCGCGATCGGTTCGGGGCTCGTGCTCGGTCGCGAAGGGCCGACCGTGCACATGGGAGCCGTCGTCGGCTCGGAGACCGGCCGGCGCGGAGGGCTCGACGACGTCGACGTCCGGGTGATGCAGACGTCGCTGAGCGGCGCGGGGCTGGCGGTGGCGTTCACCGCCCCGATCGGCGGCGCCCTGTTCGCGCTCGAGGAAGTGGGACGTTCGTTCCGGCTGCGCCTCGTGCTGCCGACGGTCTTCGCCGTGGTTGCCGCGGTCGCCGTCGGACGGGTCATCCTCGGCGACCGCCCGGAATTCGACGTACCGTCCCTCGACGTGCCGTCGGTGACGACGCTGCCCGTCTTCGTCGTGTTCGGGCTCGTGTCCGGACTCATCGGGATCGCCTACAGCCGAACGGTTCTCGGCACGCTGGGCTGGGTCGGCCGGTTCTCGCGGGTGCCCCCGATCGGTCGCGCAGCCCTCATCGGCGCGGCGATCGGGGCGTTGCTGGCCATCGATGCACGCACCGCGGGCGGCGGCGACGGGCTCACCCAGGCGGTCGTCGACGGCGGTGTCGTGCTCCCGGCGCTCGTCGCGCTCTTCCTCGTCCGTTTCATCGCCGGCCCGCTGTCCTACGCCGCGGGCACGCCGGGTGGTCTGTTCGCGCCGCTGCTCGCACTGGGCGCGCTGTGGGGTGCGGCCTTCGCCGAGGTCGCCGACATCGTTGTCCAGCAATCGGACCCCGGTGGATCGGGATTTCGGGGCGCGATGATCCTGGCGGGGATGGCGGCGCTGTTCGGCGCGGTCGTCCGGGCGCCGCTCACCGGGATGGTCGTGGTGATGGAGATGACCGCGACGACCACGGTCGCCCTCCCCATGCTGGCCGCGACGGCCGCCGCGGTCCTCGTCGCACATCTGTCCGGGTCGCCGCCGGTCTACGACTCGCTCCGCGAGCGGATGCTCTCGAATTCGGTTCGGCGGGAGGACGAACCGGGTCCGGACTCCGCTCCCTGA